Proteins encoded in a region of the Panicum hallii strain FIL2 chromosome 3, PHallii_v3.1, whole genome shotgun sequence genome:
- the LOC112884345 gene encoding guanosine nucleotide diphosphate dissociation inhibitor 2 produces the protein MDEEYDVIVLGTGLKECILSGLLSVDGLKVLHMDRNDYYGGDSTSLNLNQLWKRFRGEDKPPAHLGASRDYNVDMVPKFMMANGTLVRTLIHTDVTKYLSFKAVDGSYVFSKGKIYKVPATDMEALKSPLMGLFEKRRARNFFIYVQDYNEADPKTHQGLDLTRVTTRELIAKYGLSEDTVDFIGHALALHRDDRYLDEPALDTVKRMKLYAESLARFQGGSPYIYPLYGLGELPQGFARLSAVYGGTYMLNKPECKVEFDMEGKVCGVTSEGETAKCKKVVCDPSYLPNKVRKIGRVVRAIAIMSHPIPNTNESHSVQIILPQKQLGRRSDMYVFCCSYTHNVAPRGKFIAFVSAEAETDNPQSELKPGLDLLGSVDEIFYDIYDRYEPVNEPSLDNCFVSTSYDATTHFETTVTDVLNMYTMITGKTVDLSVDLSAASAAEEY, from the exons ATGGATGAGGAGTACGACGTGATCGTGCTGGGCACGGGGCTTAAGGAGTGCATCCTCAGCGGGCTCCTCTCCGTCGACGGCCTCAAG GTGTTGCACATGGATAGAAATGACTACTATGGAGGAGATTCCACTTCACTGAACCTTAACCAG CTGTGGAAGAGGTTTAGAGGGGAGGACAAGCCTCCGGCACATCTTGGTGCAAGCAGAGACTACAATGTGGACATGGTCCCAAAG TTTATGATGGCAAATGGGACACTGGTTCGAACCCTCATCCACACCGACGTGACAAAGTACTTGTCATTCAAAGCAGTTGATGGGAGCTACGTTTTCAGCAAAGGGAAG ATTTACAAGGTCCCTGcaactgatatggaggctctcAAGTCCCCCTTGATGGGCCTCTTTGAGAAGCGCAGAGCAAGGAACTTTTTCATTTATGTCCAAGATTACAATGAAGCTGATCCAAAAACCCATCAAGGATTGGACCTTACTAGGGTGACAACTAGGGAACTTATAGC AAAATATGGTTTGAGCGAAGATACAGTGGATTTCATTGGGCATGCACTTGCTCTTCATAGAGATGATCGTTATCTTGATGAACCGGCACTTGATACAGTGAAAAGGATGAAA CTATATGCAGAGTCTCTTGCACGGTTTCAAGGAGGCTCACCGTATATTTATCCACTATACGGGCTGGGTGAGCTACCACAG GGTTTTGCACGTCTGAGTGCTGTTTATGGTGGTACTTACATGTTAAATAAGCCAGAGTGCAAG GTTGAATTTGATATGGAGGGGAAAGTGTGTGGTGTTACATCTGAAGGTGAAACTGCAAAGTGCAAGAAGGTGGTCTGTGATCCTTCGTATTTACCCAACAAG GTTAGGAAGATAGGTAGGGTTGTACGCGCAATTGCTATCATGAGCCACCCAATCCCTAATACAAATGAGTCTCATTCAGTTCAGATTATTTTGCCACAGAAACAACTTGGACGCAGATCAGACAT GTATGTTTTCTGTTGCTCATACACACACAATGTTGCGCCAAGAGGAAAGTTCATTGCATTTGTGTCTGCAGAAGCCGAGACTGATAATCCCCAGTCTGAGCTAAAGCCGGGACTTGATCTACTTGGCTCTGTAGATGAGATATTTTATGATATTTATGACAGATATGAACCAGTGAATGAACCATCTCTTGATAATTGCTTTGTCTCAACG AGTTATGATGCCACCACACATTTTGAGACAACTGTGACAGATGTTCTTAACATGTATACAATGATCACTGGAAAG ACGGTTGATCTTAGTGTGGATTTGAGTGCTGCCAGTGCTGCTGAAGAATACTAG